In one Candidatus Planktophila vernalis genomic region, the following are encoded:
- a CDS encoding aspartate kinase, whose product MGLIVQKYGGSSVADAEGMKRVANRIVAAKRDGNQVVVVVSAMGDTTDELIDLAKQITPIPSGRELDMLLTAGERISMALLAMAITNLGHEARSFTGSQAGVITTSAHGRARIIDVTPGRIQEALAEGAIAIVAGFQGISQDTKDVTTLGRGGSDTTAVALAAALEADVCEIYTDVDGIFSADPRVVPTARKLKTVTYEEMLELAASGAKVLHLRCVEYARRYDLPIHVRSSFTTNEGTWVVKDHPQGGEMEQAIISGIAHDKSEAKITIVGVPDRTGVAARIFQAIADADINIDMIVQNVSAAATGLTDISFTLPKDEGADATAILQKLQGEVGFASIQYDDQIGKLSLIGAGMRSHPGITATFFGAMSEAGINIEMISTSEIRISIICRQADLERGAKAAHAAFGLDADSNEAVVYGGTGR is encoded by the coding sequence ATGGGACTCATCGTTCAGAAGTATGGCGGCTCCTCTGTGGCCGATGCCGAGGGCATGAAGCGCGTTGCCAATCGCATTGTGGCAGCCAAGCGTGATGGCAATCAGGTCGTTGTCGTTGTTTCTGCGATGGGCGATACAACCGATGAACTTATTGATTTAGCTAAACAGATCACTCCAATTCCATCAGGGCGAGAACTAGATATGTTGCTTACAGCCGGTGAGCGAATTTCGATGGCTCTTCTTGCAATGGCGATTACAAATTTAGGACATGAAGCCCGTTCATTTACTGGTTCTCAAGCTGGTGTGATTACAACATCTGCACATGGTCGCGCTCGCATTATCGATGTGACACCAGGACGCATTCAAGAAGCGTTGGCAGAAGGTGCGATTGCAATCGTTGCTGGCTTTCAAGGAATTTCACAAGATACAAAAGATGTAACAACACTTGGCCGCGGCGGCAGTGACACAACTGCAGTTGCATTAGCTGCGGCCCTAGAGGCCGATGTTTGCGAGATCTATACAGATGTTGATGGAATCTTTAGTGCTGATCCACGTGTTGTTCCAACAGCGCGAAAGTTAAAGACAGTTACTTATGAAGAAATGTTGGAACTAGCAGCAAGTGGTGCAAAGGTTCTGCACTTGCGCTGCGTTGAGTATGCCCGCCGTTATGACTTACCTATTCACGTACGTTCATCTTTTACAACAAATGAAGGAACATGGGTGGTCAAAGATCATCCACAAGGAGGAGAAATGGAACAAGCAATCATCTCAGGCATCGCCCACGATAAGAGCGAAGCAAAGATCACGATTGTCGGCGTACCGGACCGAACTGGTGTTGCTGCACGTATCTTCCAAGCCATTGCCGATGCTGACATCAACATCGACATGATTGTTCAAAACGTCTCTGCTGCCGCTACAGGCCTCACTGATATTTCATTTACTTTGCCAAAAGATGAAGGCGCAGATGCAACAGCTATTTTGCAAAAGCTTCAAGGTGAAGTTGGTTTTGCATCTATTCAATACGATGATCAAATCGGTAAATTGTCATTAATTGGCGCTGGAATGCGCTCACACCCAGGTATTACAGCAACCTTCTTTGGTGCAATGTCAGAGGCTGGAATCAATATTGAAATGATTTCAACTTCAGAGATTCGTATTTCTATTATCTGCCGCCAAGCAGATCTAGAGCGTGGTGCTAAAGCTGCACACGCAGCCTTTGGTCTTGATGCTGATAGCAATGAAGCCGTTGTATATGGAGGAACTGGCCGATGA
- a CDS encoding adenylosuccinate synthase encodes MPALVLLGAQWGDEGKGKATDLLGDRVDYVVRYQGGNNAGHTVVIGDQKYALHLLPSGILSPNVIPVIGNGVVIDPGVLLQEIAGLTERGIDCSKLLISTNAHLITPYHRTIDKVSERFLGKSKIGTTGRGIGPAYADKINRIGIRVQDLFDPSILRQKIESALRDKNQVLIKVFNRKNIEVDEVLEEYLAYAEILRPYVADTVLILNEALKAGKRVLLEGSQGTLLDVDHGTYPFVTSSNPTAGGACTGSGIGPTKIDRVIGIIKAYTTRVGSGPFPTELFDEDGEALRRIGGEVGVTTGRARRCGWFDAPIARYAVRVNGLTDFFLTKLDVLTGWEKIPVCVAYEIDGKRVEELPASQTDFHHAKPIYEYMPGWSEDITGARKLSDLPQAAQNYVAFLEKISGAPMSAIGVGPGRDETIVVKDFI; translated from the coding sequence ATGCCAGCACTTGTTTTGCTTGGAGCTCAATGGGGCGACGAAGGCAAGGGTAAAGCTACCGATTTACTGGGAGATCGCGTTGATTATGTTGTTCGCTATCAAGGCGGAAACAACGCAGGTCACACAGTTGTAATTGGCGATCAAAAGTATGCACTTCACTTATTACCTTCAGGAATCCTTTCACCGAATGTAATTCCAGTAATTGGTAACGGTGTAGTTATTGATCCAGGTGTTCTACTTCAAGAAATCGCTGGATTAACTGAGCGCGGTATTGATTGCAGCAAGTTGTTAATTTCAACTAATGCGCACTTGATTACTCCTTATCACCGCACCATCGATAAAGTTTCAGAGCGCTTCTTAGGTAAATCAAAGATTGGAACAACTGGTCGCGGAATTGGTCCGGCTTATGCCGACAAGATCAACCGCATTGGAATTCGCGTTCAAGATCTCTTTGATCCATCCATCTTGCGTCAAAAGATTGAAAGTGCGTTGCGCGATAAGAACCAAGTTCTGATTAAGGTTTTCAACCGCAAGAACATTGAAGTAGATGAAGTTCTTGAAGAGTATTTGGCATATGCCGAGATTCTTCGCCCATATGTTGCCGATACTGTTTTGATTCTCAATGAGGCGTTAAAGGCTGGAAAGCGCGTGCTTTTAGAGGGTTCCCAGGGCACCTTGCTAGATGTTGATCATGGTACTTATCCATTCGTAACATCAAGTAATCCAACAGCTGGCGGTGCATGTACTGGCTCTGGAATTGGACCAACAAAGATTGATCGCGTCATTGGAATCATTAAGGCCTACACAACCCGCGTTGGTAGCGGGCCTTTCCCAACTGAGCTCTTTGATGAAGATGGAGAAGCACTGCGACGCATCGGAGGCGAAGTTGGTGTTACTACTGGCCGTGCACGTCGTTGCGGTTGGTTTGATGCACCGATTGCTCGTTATGCAGTGCGCGTTAATGGTTTAACAGATTTCTTCTTAACCAAGTTAGATGTGTTAACTGGTTGGGAAAAGATTCCAGTGTGCGTGGCTTATGAAATTGATGGAAAGCGCGTGGAAGAACTTCCAGCATCCCAAACTGATTTCCACCATGCAAAGCCAATTTACGAATACATGCCAGGTTGGAGTGAAGACATTACTGGTGCTCGCAAACTCAGTGATCTTCCACAAGCTGCGCAAAACTACGTTGCATTCTTGGAGAAAATCTCGGGAGCACCGATGAGTGCCATCGGAGTAGGACCCGGGCGCGATGAAACAATTGTCGTAAAGGATTTCATCTAA
- the recR gene encoding recombination mediator RecR, translated as MYEGAIQDLIDALGRLPGIGPKSAQRIAFHILQADAEIATALVDSIRTVKERVKFCVECGNVSEEDQCRICRDPRRDNTLICVVEESKDVIAIERTREFRGKYHVLGGAISPIDGIGPEQLRIRELMARLADPGIVEVILATDPNLEGEATATYLSRMIKPLEIKVSRLASGLPVGGDLEYADEVTLGRAFEGRRDV; from the coding sequence ATGTATGAAGGTGCAATTCAAGATCTCATCGATGCGCTAGGTCGTCTGCCAGGAATTGGTCCAAAGTCGGCTCAACGTATTGCTTTTCATATTTTGCAAGCAGATGCTGAGATAGCAACTGCGCTCGTGGACTCCATTCGCACAGTAAAAGAGCGCGTGAAGTTTTGTGTGGAATGTGGAAACGTTTCTGAAGAAGATCAATGCCGCATCTGTCGTGATCCACGCCGTGATAACACGTTGATCTGTGTTGTTGAAGAGAGTAAAGATGTGATTGCAATTGAGCGCACACGAGAATTTCGCGGTAAGTATCACGTTCTGGGTGGTGCAATAAGTCCTATCGATGGAATTGGTCCAGAGCAGCTGCGTATCCGCGAACTCATGGCACGCCTTGCAGATCCTGGAATCGTTGAAGTTATTTTGGCTACCGATCCAAACTTGGAAGGTGAAGCCACAGCTACCTATCTATCGCGCATGATTAAGCCGTTAGAAATAAAGGTCTCTCGGTTAGCGAGTGGTCTGCCAGTAGGTGGGGATCTGGAATATGCCGATGAAGTCACGCTGGGCCGTGCATTTGAAGGCCGCCGCGACGTTTAA
- a CDS encoding aspartate-semialdehyde dehydrogenase, which produces MSKKKSSKKPSLAVVGATGAVGTVMLSILSERKDVWGEIRLIASARSAGKKLMCRGEELTVVALSPEAFDGIDVAMFDVPDEVSAQWAPIAVERGAVVVDNSAAFRMDPKVPLVVPEINPKDAKKRPKGIISNPNCTTLSMIVAMGALNKKFELKELVVASYQAASGAGQPGIDSLREQISLVAGTNAGEVAGDVRKFVKDLGAFPAPLALNVIPWAGSLKEDGYTSEELKVRNESRKILGMPKLKVSTTCVRVPVLTTHSLAVHATFKKEVTRKAAQKVLEKAAGVTLLDDPENKKFPTPNDAVGTDATWVGRVRQSLDDKKSIDLFLCGDNLRKGAALNTAQIAELLAVEFTA; this is translated from the coding sequence ATGAGTAAAAAGAAAAGCTCAAAGAAACCATCACTGGCAGTCGTTGGAGCAACTGGCGCTGTTGGCACAGTCATGCTCAGTATCTTGTCGGAGCGCAAAGATGTTTGGGGCGAGATTCGCTTAATTGCATCTGCACGCAGTGCGGGTAAGAAGTTGATGTGTCGCGGTGAAGAGCTAACCGTTGTTGCGCTATCGCCTGAAGCATTCGATGGAATTGATGTTGCGATGTTTGATGTGCCAGATGAAGTTTCAGCACAGTGGGCTCCCATTGCAGTTGAACGCGGAGCAGTTGTAGTAGACAACTCTGCAGCATTTCGCATGGATCCAAAGGTTCCATTGGTTGTTCCAGAAATAAATCCAAAGGATGCCAAGAAGCGTCCTAAGGGAATCATCTCCAATCCAAACTGCACGACTCTTTCAATGATTGTTGCGATGGGTGCACTCAATAAGAAATTTGAATTAAAAGAACTCGTTGTTGCTTCCTACCAGGCAGCTTCAGGTGCTGGTCAACCAGGTATTGATTCATTGCGCGAGCAAATCTCACTCGTGGCAGGAACAAATGCTGGCGAAGTAGCTGGCGATGTTCGTAAATTTGTTAAAGATTTAGGTGCATTCCCAGCTCCACTTGCACTTAACGTAATTCCTTGGGCCGGATCTCTTAAAGAAGATGGTTACACATCTGAAGAGTTAAAGGTGCGCAATGAATCCCGCAAGATTCTTGGAATGCCTAAGTTAAAGGTTTCAACTACTTGTGTGAGAGTCCCAGTTCTAACAACTCACTCATTAGCTGTTCACGCCACATTTAAGAAGGAAGTCACACGCAAAGCCGCGCAAAAGGTTCTTGAAAAAGCTGCTGGAGTGACATTGCTAGATGATCCAGAGAATAAGAAGTTTCCAACACCTAATGATGCAGTCGGAACAGATGCAACATGGGTTGGGCGCGTGCGTCAATCACTCGATGATAAGAAATCTATTGATTTGTTCCTTTGTGGCGACAACCTGCGCAAGGGTGCTGCTCTAAACACCGCGCAGATCGCTGAATTACTAGCAGTAGAGTTCACCGCATGA
- a CDS encoding TlpA disulfide reductase family protein, whose product MKRVAIAVAVLLLAGCSSPSEKVAGQVVSCESILSSTTENSLVLNCLDGGAGASIDSIKGPAIINVWGSWCGPCEEEMPILRSFYEKAQGKVLLIGVDVEEASIEDGREFVENNGITWPNLFDADGKSRAYFGMGVPVTWFIAPDGSVAYKHIGVLKNEIELISLTSKHLGVKL is encoded by the coding sequence ATGAAGAGAGTAGCTATTGCAGTTGCAGTGTTACTGCTTGCTGGATGCTCTTCTCCTTCAGAAAAAGTTGCCGGTCAAGTTGTTTCCTGTGAAAGTATTTTAAGTAGCACAACAGAAAACTCACTGGTTCTTAATTGTTTAGATGGTGGTGCTGGTGCCTCAATAGATTCAATCAAGGGTCCAGCAATTATTAATGTGTGGGGATCATGGTGTGGTCCATGTGAAGAGGAGATGCCTATATTGCGATCTTTCTATGAAAAAGCTCAAGGTAAAGTCTTGTTAATAGGTGTTGATGTTGAAGAGGCTTCAATTGAAGATGGCCGTGAGTTTGTAGAAAACAATGGAATTACTTGGCCCAATCTTTTTGATGCAGATGGCAAATCCCGTGCTTACTTTGGAATGGGAGTTCCGGTTACATGGTTTATTGCACCCGATGGAAGCGTGGCCTATAAACATATTGGTGTGCTGAAAAATGAAATTGAATTGATTTCACTTACATCTAAGCACTTAGGCGTGAAGCTTTAA
- a CDS encoding RidA family protein, protein MNPVDVRAKLKELGLELPVAAKPVAAYVPAIRTGNIVFTAGQLPLVNGEMAGVGKVDGEITPERAKELAQVCALNALAAVETVADVNKITKIVRVVGYVNGVPGYINAPVVVNGASELFLAIWGDGAKHARSAVGIAELPLNSPVEIELTVEITD, encoded by the coding sequence ATGAATCCAGTAGATGTCCGTGCAAAGCTAAAAGAACTTGGTTTAGAGCTGCCAGTTGCTGCAAAGCCAGTTGCTGCTTATGTTCCAGCGATTCGCACAGGAAATATTGTTTTCACTGCCGGACAACTTCCACTTGTGAACGGTGAAATGGCTGGAGTCGGAAAAGTTGATGGAGAAATAACTCCAGAGCGCGCAAAGGAATTAGCACAGGTGTGTGCACTCAATGCATTAGCTGCAGTTGAAACTGTTGCAGATGTAAACAAGATTACAAAGATTGTTCGAGTTGTTGGCTACGTCAATGGTGTTCCTGGCTATATCAACGCACCAGTGGTTGTTAATGGGGCAAGTGAGCTGTTCTTGGCAATCTGGGGCGATGGTGCAAAGCATGCACGTAGCGCGGTTGGAATTGCAGAATTGCCATTGAATTCACCTGTTGAAATTGAACTCACAGTAGAAATTACAGACTAA
- the acs gene encoding acetate--CoA ligase — translation MSQDHESLENLLSEDRTFPASAQFAAAANAQPDLYARAEKDRLAFWDEQAKSLQWDTPWNKTLDWQPPYAKWFIGGKLNASVNALDRHVSEGRGSRVAFHFEGEPGDTRTITYAELLTDVKKTANALIELGVKAGDRVAIYMPMIPEAAVAMLACARMGAPHSVVFGGFSADALLSRIQDADAKIVITADGGFRKGAAFALKPAVDEALKGKHNVEKVLVVQRTKQETAWTERDVWWHEIVGRQSSEHVAESFDSEHPLFILYTSGTTAKPKGIFHTTGGYLTQVAYTHKMVFDIKPETDVYWCTADVGWVTGHSYIVYGPLINGATQVMYEGTPDTPHKGRIFELIAKYGVTILYTAPTLIRTWMKWGDEFPQAHDLSSLRLLGSVGEPINPEAWMWYREVIGGNRCPIVDTWWQTETGAIMISPLPGVTATKPGSAMTALPGISAKVVDDNAVPVGKGHGGYLILDQPWPSMLRGIWGENERYKETYWSRFEGIYFAGDGAKLDNDGAIWLLGRVDDVMNVSGHRISTTEVESALVSHEAVAEAAVVGAADAMTGQGIVAFVILRGGIEHADGEELNKALRNHVTKEIGAIAKPRQILIVNELPKTRSGKIMRRLLKDVAENRVVGDATTLADPNVMKLISEGLQSAKSED, via the coding sequence ATGAGCCAAGACCATGAGTCCTTAGAAAACTTATTGAGCGAAGATCGCACATTTCCTGCAAGTGCCCAGTTTGCTGCAGCTGCAAATGCGCAGCCTGATCTTTATGCTCGTGCTGAAAAAGATCGTCTAGCTTTTTGGGATGAACAAGCAAAGTCATTGCAGTGGGATACGCCTTGGAATAAAACTTTGGATTGGCAACCACCGTATGCCAAATGGTTTATCGGTGGAAAATTAAACGCCTCAGTGAATGCACTTGACCGACATGTGAGTGAAGGTCGCGGAAGCCGTGTTGCTTTTCATTTTGAAGGCGAACCTGGAGACACACGCACAATCACTTATGCCGAGTTATTAACTGACGTTAAGAAAACAGCTAATGCATTGATTGAACTTGGAGTTAAAGCTGGAGATCGCGTCGCAATTTATATGCCAATGATTCCAGAGGCCGCAGTTGCAATGTTGGCTTGTGCACGCATGGGTGCACCGCACTCTGTTGTCTTTGGCGGTTTTTCTGCAGATGCGCTGTTGTCACGTATTCAAGATGCAGATGCAAAAATTGTTATTACTGCCGATGGTGGATTTAGAAAAGGTGCAGCTTTTGCATTAAAGCCTGCAGTTGATGAGGCGCTCAAAGGTAAACATAATGTTGAAAAGGTTTTAGTTGTGCAACGCACAAAGCAAGAAACTGCTTGGACTGAGCGCGATGTTTGGTGGCATGAAATTGTTGGCCGCCAATCAAGTGAACATGTGGCAGAAAGCTTTGATTCTGAGCACCCGCTCTTCATTTTGTATACATCAGGCACCACGGCTAAGCCAAAAGGTATTTTTCACACTACCGGCGGCTACCTAACGCAGGTGGCATACACCCACAAAATGGTTTTCGACATTAAACCTGAAACCGATGTTTATTGGTGCACAGCAGATGTTGGCTGGGTAACTGGTCATTCATACATTGTTTATGGGCCACTAATTAACGGTGCAACACAAGTGATGTATGAAGGAACTCCAGATACTCCGCACAAAGGACGAATCTTTGAATTAATCGCTAAATATGGCGTCACTATTTTGTATACAGCACCAACTCTTATTCGCACATGGATGAAGTGGGGCGATGAATTTCCTCAAGCACATGATCTTTCATCACTTCGCTTACTGGGCTCTGTTGGTGAACCAATTAATCCTGAAGCGTGGATGTGGTACCGAGAAGTTATTGGTGGAAACCGTTGTCCAATTGTTGACACATGGTGGCAAACTGAAACTGGTGCAATCATGATTTCACCATTGCCTGGAGTAACTGCAACTAAACCAGGTTCAGCAATGACTGCCCTTCCTGGAATAAGTGCCAAAGTAGTCGATGACAATGCAGTGCCAGTTGGTAAAGGACATGGTGGTTACTTAATTCTTGATCAACCCTGGCCATCAATGCTGCGCGGTATTTGGGGTGAGAATGAACGATATAAAGAGACGTATTGGTCTCGCTTTGAAGGAATTTACTTTGCCGGTGACGGTGCAAAGCTTGATAATGACGGTGCTATCTGGCTATTAGGCCGAGTCGATGATGTTATGAATGTTTCCGGTCACCGCATTTCAACTACTGAAGTTGAGTCTGCACTCGTTTCGCATGAAGCAGTTGCAGAAGCTGCCGTTGTTGGCGCTGCAGATGCAATGACGGGCCAAGGAATTGTTGCGTTCGTGATATTGCGTGGAGGCATTGAACATGCCGATGGAGAAGAACTCAATAAAGCGCTACGTAATCACGTTACTAAGGAAATTGGTGCAATTGCTAAGCCTCGTCAGATTTTGATTGTGAATGAGCTTCCCAAGACTCGAAGTGGCAAAATCATGCGCAGACTTCTCAAAGATGTCGCTGAAAACCGAGTAGTAGGAGATGCCACAACATTGGCTGATCCAAATGTTATGAAGTTGATTTCAGAGGGCTTACAGAGCGCAAAATCTGAGGATTAA
- a CDS encoding GatB/YqeY domain-containing protein has translation MSIKETLQKDLTEAIRGRNEITSGTIRMVLTAITNEEVAGKEARVLSDEEVITVLSREAKKRREAAEAFETAGRTDKAALEKSEGEVIAKYLPAQLSEADIAAIIAEAIASTGAQGPGDMGKVMGAVKPKIAGKADGGVVSALVKAALNK, from the coding sequence ATGAGTATTAAAGAAACGCTGCAAAAGGATTTAACAGAGGCTATCCGTGGTCGCAATGAAATCACTTCAGGCACTATCCGCATGGTTCTAACGGCAATCACTAATGAAGAAGTGGCCGGCAAAGAAGCACGCGTTCTTAGTGATGAAGAAGTAATCACTGTTCTATCTCGCGAAGCTAAGAAGCGCCGCGAAGCAGCCGAAGCTTTTGAAACTGCTGGTCGTACTGACAAAGCAGCGCTTGAAAAGAGTGAGGGTGAAGTTATTGCAAAGTATCTTCCAGCCCAGCTCAGTGAAGCAGATATTGCAGCAATCATTGCTGAGGCAATTGCATCAACTGGTGCACAGGGCCCAGGCGATATGGGCAAAGTAATGGGAGCAGTAAAGCCAAAAATCGCAGGAAAAGCCGATGGCGGCGTGGTTTCTGCACTAGTGAAAGCAGCGTTAAATAAATGA
- a CDS encoding Crp/Fnr family transcriptional regulator, whose product MTIDLDAVHRAPLFTALDEAASASLRAQMDLVKISKGSVLFAEGADGDHLYVIVEGKLKLGTSSGDGRENLLSILGPGEMFGELSLFDPGPRTSTATAVTDAKLLSLGQAKLLPWLRENPDVALHLLARLAQRLRRTNEAVGDLVFSDVPGRVAKALIDLGERFGKKTDEGLYVHHDLTQEELAQLVGASRETVNKALADFAGRNWLKLDGRAVLITDFERLAKRGK is encoded by the coding sequence GTGACCATAGATTTAGATGCCGTACACAGAGCACCGCTCTTTACCGCCCTTGATGAAGCCGCTTCGGCTTCTCTTCGCGCACAGATGGATTTAGTGAAGATATCCAAGGGAAGCGTATTATTTGCCGAAGGCGCAGATGGTGATCACCTATACGTAATTGTTGAAGGAAAGCTCAAGCTTGGAACTTCAAGTGGTGATGGACGTGAAAATCTTCTATCAATTCTTGGACCTGGCGAAATGTTTGGCGAACTCAGCCTCTTTGATCCAGGCCCACGCACATCAACTGCAACTGCAGTTACCGATGCAAAACTTTTAAGTCTTGGACAAGCAAAGCTTCTTCCTTGGCTTCGCGAAAATCCTGATGTCGCACTTCATTTACTAGCTCGCTTGGCACAACGCCTTCGTCGCACAAATGAAGCTGTGGGCGATCTTGTTTTCTCTGATGTTCCAGGACGTGTTGCAAAAGCGTTAATTGATCTAGGTGAGCGCTTTGGTAAGAAAACTGATGAAGGTTTATACGTTCACCATGATTTAACACAGGAAGAGCTTGCGCAACTTGTTGGCGCATCTCGCGAAACAGTTAATAAAGCCCTTGCAGACTTCGCAGGACGTAACTGGTTAAAGCTTGATGGACGTGCAGTTTTGATTACAGATTTTGAACGCCTAGCTAAGCGCGGTAAGTAG
- the fbaA gene encoding class II fructose-bisphosphate aldolase has translation MPIATPEIYADMLDRAKKGAFAYPAINVSSSQTLIAAIRGFAEAESDGIIQFSWGGAEYASGSTVKNMVDGAVALAEFAHVVAKNYKVNIGIHTDHCPAEKLDGFMRPLLAFGADRLKSGKAPLFNSHMWDGSAVDMKENMRIAKEMLTMSVAAKTILEIEIGVVGGEEDGIEAKHDAKLYSTPEDALLTVETLGTDVNARYLVAATFGNVHGVYKPGNVVLQPKILATLQEAVSKKLGLAAGSKPMDLVFHGGSGSLLSEIRESLDYGVIKMNVDTDTQYAFTRPVVDHMLKNYDGVLKIDGEVGNKKAYDPRAWGKAAEAGMAARVAHACEDLRSTGTSSLK, from the coding sequence GTGCCAATTGCAACCCCAGAAATTTATGCGGATATGTTGGATCGCGCCAAGAAAGGCGCTTTTGCATACCCAGCAATTAACGTTTCATCATCACAAACACTCATCGCTGCTATTCGTGGTTTCGCCGAAGCAGAATCAGATGGAATCATTCAATTTTCGTGGGGCGGGGCTGAATACGCTTCAGGTTCAACAGTTAAGAACATGGTTGATGGCGCAGTTGCTCTTGCTGAGTTCGCACATGTTGTTGCAAAGAACTACAAAGTAAACATTGGTATTCACACAGATCACTGCCCAGCAGAAAAGCTTGATGGCTTCATGCGTCCACTTCTAGCATTTGGTGCAGATCGTCTTAAGTCAGGCAAGGCTCCACTGTTTAACTCGCACATGTGGGATGGCTCTGCAGTTGATATGAAAGAAAACATGCGCATCGCAAAGGAAATGTTGACGATGTCTGTTGCTGCAAAGACAATTCTTGAAATTGAAATCGGTGTTGTTGGCGGAGAAGAAGATGGCATTGAAGCAAAACATGATGCCAAGCTCTACTCAACTCCTGAAGATGCACTACTAACAGTTGAAACTCTTGGAACGGATGTAAATGCACGCTACTTAGTAGCTGCAACATTTGGAAATGTTCACGGCGTATACAAGCCAGGAAACGTTGTTTTGCAACCAAAGATCTTGGCAACACTGCAAGAGGCAGTATCAAAGAAACTAGGTCTTGCCGCTGGAAGTAAGCCAATGGACTTGGTTTTCCACGGTGGTTCTGGCTCACTACTTTCAGAGATCCGCGAATCCCTTGATTACGGCGTTATTAAGATGAATGTTGATACAGATACCCAATACGCCTTTACTCGCCCAGTTGTTGATCACATGCTCAAGAACTACGACGGTGTGTTAAAGATTGACGGCGAAGTTGGTAACAAGAAGGCTTATGACCCACGTGCGTGGGGTAAGGCTGCTGAAGCTGGCATGGCCGCTCGTGTTGCACATGCGTGTGAAGATCTACGTTCGACCGGAACTTCATCACTTAAGTAA
- the nth gene encoding endonuclease III, with product MPADSETRKEARAVYRILSKTYPEIRCELDFKNPLELIVATVLSAQCTDKRVNTITPALFKKYKTAKAYAGADIHQLEELVFQTGFYRAKARHIKGIGIKLLEDFNGEVPSTLEELITLPGVGRKTANVVLGHAFDIPGITVDTHFGRLSRRFGWTKEMDPVKVERIVGELIPQKEWTNLSQRMIWHGRRICHSRKPACGACPVAKMCPSVGIGEMDVAKAKLLVKTDKDFR from the coding sequence ATGCCCGCAGATAGCGAAACCCGAAAAGAGGCTCGGGCTGTGTATCGTATTTTGAGCAAGACATACCCAGAGATCCGCTGTGAACTAGATTTTAAGAATCCACTGGAGTTAATAGTTGCTACCGTCTTGAGCGCACAGTGCACAGATAAGAGAGTTAACACCATTACCCCGGCTCTGTTTAAGAAGTATAAAACTGCAAAAGCATATGCAGGAGCAGATATTCATCAACTCGAAGAACTGGTGTTTCAAACTGGTTTTTATCGTGCAAAGGCCCGTCATATAAAGGGAATTGGTATCAAATTACTCGAGGATTTCAATGGAGAAGTTCCCAGCACTCTTGAAGAGTTAATTACTCTGCCAGGAGTTGGTCGCAAAACTGCAAACGTTGTTTTAGGTCATGCTTTTGATATTCCTGGAATCACAGTTGACACACATTTTGGTCGCTTATCTCGTCGCTTTGGTTGGACTAAAGAGATGGATCCAGTAAAGGTAGAACGCATAGTTGGTGAGTTAATTCCTCAAAAGGAATGGACAAACTTGTCACAGCGAATGATTTGGCATGGTCGACGTATCTGCCATTCACGCAAGCCTGCTTGCGGTGCATGCCCCGTTGCAAAGATGTGCCCAAGTGTTGGTATTGGTGAAATGGATGTTGCCAAGGCAAAGTTGTTAGTTAAGACGGATAAGGACTTTCGATGA
- a CDS encoding DUF4177 domain-containing protein, translated as MTKYEYATVPLLSHATKQILDTWGSDGWELVQVVPAPGTGEQLVAYMKRVIA; from the coding sequence ATGACAAAGTATGAATATGCAACTGTGCCACTACTTTCACATGCAACTAAGCAGATTCTTGATACATGGGGTTCTGATGGTTGGGAACTCGTCCAAGTTGTTCCAGCACCAGGAACTGGCGAGCAGCTAGTTGCTTACATGAAGAGAGTGATCGCATGA